The following are from one region of the Stanieria sp. NIES-3757 genome:
- a CDS encoding CTP synthase, translating to MTKFVFITGGVVSSIGKGIVAASLGRLLKSRDYSVSILKLDPYINVDPGTMSPFQHGEVFVTDDGAETDLDLGHYERFTDTAMSRLNSVTTGSIYQAVINKERRGDYQGGTVQVIPHITNEIKERIHRVAKNTNSDVVITEIGGTVGDIESLPFLEAIRQFRKDVGRNNVVYMHVTLLPWIPAAGEMKTKPTQHSVKELRSIGIQPDVLVCRSDRPLKPGLKDKISEFCDVPVEAVITSRDASSIYEVPLILEQEGLAKVTLELLQLEQRQPNLTGWSKLVERMNSPQTKIDIAIVGKYIQLSDAYLSVVEALGHAAIATESELNLRWINAEDIEANGADKYLQDVSGVVVPGGFGHRGVDGKVEAIAYARENKIPFFGLCLGMQCSVIEWARNVANLEQANSSEFEPETPNPVINLLPEQQDVVDLGGTMRLGLYPCRLKTDTLAFSLYQQEVVYERHRHRYEFNNAFRNLFLETGYDISGTSPDGRLVEIIELKDHPFFIATQFHPEFRSRPSTPHPLFLGFVQAALAKKPLKLDHFELNFPTTEESVLIADH from the coding sequence ATGACTAAATTTGTATTTATTACTGGTGGTGTGGTTTCTAGTATTGGTAAAGGTATAGTAGCAGCTAGTTTAGGTAGATTACTCAAGTCTAGAGATTACTCGGTATCAATTCTCAAACTCGACCCTTATATTAATGTCGATCCAGGCACAATGAGTCCTTTTCAACACGGAGAAGTATTTGTTACGGATGATGGTGCCGAAACAGATTTAGATTTAGGACACTACGAACGTTTTACCGATACTGCCATGTCGCGACTCAACAGCGTTACTACAGGTTCAATTTATCAGGCAGTAATTAACAAAGAAAGAAGAGGAGACTATCAAGGGGGAACAGTTCAAGTAATTCCTCATATTACCAATGAAATTAAAGAAAGAATTCATCGCGTAGCTAAAAACACCAATTCTGATGTTGTTATTACCGAAATTGGCGGTACAGTTGGGGATATCGAGTCTTTACCTTTCCTAGAAGCGATTCGTCAGTTTCGTAAGGATGTGGGCAGAAACAACGTAGTTTATATGCACGTTACTCTCCTTCCTTGGATTCCTGCTGCTGGGGAAATGAAAACTAAACCAACTCAACACTCAGTTAAAGAATTGCGTTCAATTGGCATTCAACCTGATGTTTTGGTTTGCCGTAGCGATCGCCCCTTGAAACCAGGATTAAAAGATAAAATCTCTGAATTTTGTGATGTACCTGTCGAAGCAGTCATCACTTCTCGCGATGCTAGTAGTATTTATGAAGTACCTCTTATTTTAGAACAGGAAGGATTAGCCAAAGTAACCCTAGAATTACTGCAATTAGAACAAAGACAACCAAATCTAACAGGTTGGAGTAAATTAGTTGAACGGATGAATTCTCCGCAGACTAAGATCGATATTGCAATTGTCGGTAAATATATTCAACTCAGTGATGCTTATCTTTCAGTAGTAGAAGCTTTAGGTCATGCCGCGATCGCTACAGAAAGTGAACTTAATTTACGTTGGATTAATGCTGAAGATATCGAAGCTAATGGGGCAGACAAATATCTACAAGATGTCAGTGGTGTCGTTGTACCAGGAGGATTTGGACATCGGGGTGTAGATGGAAAAGTTGAAGCGATCGCTTATGCTAGAGAAAATAAAATACCCTTCTTCGGATTATGTTTAGGGATGCAATGTTCCGTAATTGAATGGGCGCGTAACGTAGCCAATCTCGAACAAGCTAATAGTTCAGAATTTGAACCAGAAACTCCCAATCCAGTGATTAACCTTCTACCCGAACAACAAGATGTCGTAGATTTAGGTGGAACAATGCGATTGGGTTTATATCCCTGTCGTCTCAAAACTGATACTTTAGCCTTTTCTCTTTATCAACAAGAAGTAGTTTACGAACGTCATCGTCATAGATATGAATTTAATAATGCGTTCCGCAATCTCTTCTTAGAAACGGGATACGATATTAGTGGAACATCTCCTGATGGTCGCCTAGTGGAAATTATCGAACTTAAAGATCATCCCTTTTTTATTGCAACTCAGTTTCATCCAGAATTCCGTTCTCGCCCTAGCACTCCCCATCCTTTATTTTTAGGATTTGTTCAAGCTGCGTTGGCAAAGAAACCTTTAAAGCTAGATCATTTTGAGCTCAACTTTCCCACCACTGAAGAATCAGTTTTAATTGCCGATCATTAA
- a CDS encoding transposase IS4 family protein, translating to MLRKSYNTRMDKKLLELYSDYIISSFGQITATGLSRVLEGSISHDKITRFLSAKDLESRELWKLVKPVVREYEQEDGVLIVDDTIEKKPHTQENELVCWHHDHQENRSVKGINIINYVYSVEDISLPIGFDVVKKSIKFCEVKTKKEKRKATATKNELTRNQLKICSQNQLKYRYVLADSWFSSKENMAFICQDLDKHLIMALKSNRTVALSEENKKQGCFTRIDELNWSEQISVRGWLKGLDFPVLIYRQVFKNQDGSTGILYLACSDLNCNVPQIEAIYQKRWNVEVFHKTLKSNTGLAKSPTKCLRTQGNHIFMSIYAAFQLECLKLKHKMNHFALRSTIYVKALQQAMCELHLLKSA from the coding sequence ATGTTACGCAAAAGCTATAATACTCGAATGGACAAAAAGCTTTTGGAACTATACAGCGATTATATTATCAGCTCGTTTGGACAGATAACAGCGACAGGATTATCAAGAGTATTAGAAGGAAGTATCAGTCACGATAAAATAACTCGTTTCCTGTCGGCTAAAGACTTAGAGTCACGAGAGCTGTGGAAGTTAGTGAAACCAGTGGTCAGGGAGTATGAACAAGAAGATGGTGTGTTGATTGTGGATGACACCATAGAGAAAAAACCTCATACCCAAGAGAATGAGTTAGTGTGCTGGCATCATGACCATCAAGAAAACCGTTCTGTCAAGGGAATTAACATCATCAACTATGTTTATAGTGTCGAAGACATAAGCCTACCAATTGGGTTTGATGTCGTCAAAAAGTCCATAAAATTTTGTGAGGTAAAAACAAAGAAGGAAAAACGAAAAGCAACAGCAACAAAAAATGAATTAACACGAAATCAATTAAAAATTTGCTCCCAGAATCAACTCAAATACAGGTATGTGCTAGCTGATAGTTGGTTTTCCTCGAAGGAAAATATGGCTTTTATCTGTCAGGATTTAGATAAGCACTTGATCATGGCTCTCAAAAGCAATCGTACCGTAGCCTTGAGTGAAGAAAACAAAAAACAGGGTTGTTTTACCAGAATTGATGAACTCAACTGGTCAGAACAGATCTCAGTCAGAGGATGGCTTAAAGGACTGGACTTTCCTGTTCTCATCTATCGTCAAGTCTTTAAAAACCAAGATGGCAGTACTGGTATTTTGTATTTGGCTTGTAGTGATTTAAACTGTAATGTCCCTCAAATAGAAGCAATCTACCAAAAACGGTGGAACGTGGAAGTCTTTCATAAAACGCTCAAGTCTAATACTGGTTTAGCTAAGTCCCCAACTAAATGTCTTCGTACTCAAGGAAACCATATCTTTATGTCTATCTATGCTGCATTTCAATTAGAGTGTCTGAAATTGAAACACAAGATGAACCATTTTGCTTTGCGCAGTACTATTTATGTCAAAGCTTTGCAACAAGCTATGTGTGAATTACATTTACTCAAGAGTGCGTAA
- a CDS encoding aldolase/epimerase: protein MNRDCLGILISAARQFYQQGWMVGTAGNLSIRHDDESFWITASGKSKGKLIEQDFVRVNLTGEVIELTHPDNRPSAETSIHQVIYNLFPEAQACYHVHSVEANLVSNFSNHEAISLPPLEMIKGLGVWEENPQVKMPLFENYLEVPRIAQAICARFRGELPDIPALLIRNHGVTVWGRSPEMTQNHLEIVEYIFRYLLAARNYS, encoded by the coding sequence ATGAATAGGGATTGCCTTGGGATTTTAATTTCTGCTGCCCGTCAATTTTATCAACAGGGTTGGATGGTAGGTACAGCAGGTAATTTGTCGATTCGCCATGACGATGAGAGTTTTTGGATTACTGCTAGTGGAAAATCTAAAGGTAAATTAATTGAACAAGATTTTGTCCGAGTTAACCTAACAGGGGAAGTAATTGAATTAACTCATCCTGATAATCGCCCTTCAGCAGAAACCAGTATTCACCAAGTTATTTACAATCTTTTTCCTGAAGCGCAAGCTTGTTATCATGTTCATTCGGTTGAAGCTAACCTAGTTTCTAATTTTAGTAATCACGAAGCAATTTCCTTGCCTCCTTTAGAAATGATTAAAGGATTAGGAGTTTGGGAAGAAAATCCCCAAGTCAAGATGCCTTTGTTTGAAAATTATTTAGAAGTACCTCGGATTGCCCAAGCAATATGCGCTCGCTTTAGGGGAGAACTTCCTGATATTCCTGCTTTACTCATTCGCAATCATGGGGTAACTGTGTGGGGGCGATCGCCAGAAATGACGCAAAATCATCTAGAAATAGTCGAATATATTTTTCGTTATTTACTCGCTGCCCGAAATTATAGTTAA
- a CDS encoding putative thiol-disulphide oxidoreductase DCC, protein MTLSSTQFEAQLESKATWKIKLLYDGECPLCLREVNFLQQRDAGRGIVAFVDIADRDYTPAENGGIDYETAMGRIHAVLPNGTVIKNVEVFRRVYEALGMGWLYAITKLPVIGSVADWLYGIWANWRLKLTGRPDLATIVAQREQVKTSAGRCRLNQ, encoded by the coding sequence ATGACGTTATCTTCAACTCAGTTTGAGGCACAACTAGAATCGAAAGCGACTTGGAAAATTAAACTTTTGTATGATGGTGAGTGTCCTTTGTGTCTGCGGGAAGTTAATTTTTTGCAGCAGCGCGATGCAGGTAGAGGAATAGTTGCTTTCGTAGATATCGCTGATCGCGATTATACTCCAGCAGAAAACGGCGGAATTGATTATGAAACCGCAATGGGAAGAATTCATGCAGTTTTACCCAATGGTACAGTAATTAAAAATGTGGAAGTTTTTCGACGGGTTTATGAAGCCTTAGGGATGGGTTGGCTTTATGCTATTACTAAGTTGCCTGTTATTGGTTCTGTAGCAGATTGGCTCTATGGAATTTGGGCAAACTGGAGATTAAAACTTACAGGTAGACCAGATTTAGCTACAATTGTAGCCCAGCGAGAACAAGTTAAAACTTCAGCAGGGCGATGCCGACTCAATCAATAA
- a CDS encoding hypothetical protein (hypothetical protein MC7420_1722): MNKNILSNLSLRIVISSGIAIVGLRFLLAFLFGESAPNWYVITSYICELLAFLGAGYFCLRNFFYPKIISDRMIWLCLGIGTLSFFLGDLIFLYWEVILERSPNITLADLFFVNFYMFLIGGMILAVMFRKVRLITWQWGTIILVAAIAIGLGWWTSFPSKTVEAEISTAIVEQVVETAPRWVIATEKLLAPIVGPINLFYVAGDVVILVLAATIVITFWGGKFSQTWMAIGCAILAHSLADFRYAYIVTRDSYASGGIIECFWTVSGVLFAIGAAIEYNLSNRSRKRLR; encoded by the coding sequence ATGAATAAAAATATTTTATCTAATCTCAGCTTAAGGATAGTTATTTCTTCAGGAATTGCTATAGTTGGATTAAGATTTTTGCTCGCTTTTTTATTCGGTGAAAGCGCACCAAATTGGTATGTAATTACTTCATACATTTGTGAACTTTTAGCCTTTTTAGGTGCAGGTTATTTTTGTTTACGCAACTTTTTTTATCCTAAAATTATCAGTGATAGAATGATTTGGTTATGTTTAGGAATAGGAACTTTATCTTTTTTCCTAGGCGATCTAATTTTTCTCTATTGGGAAGTAATATTAGAACGATCTCCTAACATTACGTTAGCCGATTTATTTTTTGTTAATTTTTATATGTTTTTAATCGGAGGCATGATTTTAGCTGTCATGTTTCGGAAAGTAAGGCTCATCACTTGGCAATGGGGAACAATTATTTTAGTAGCTGCGATCGCAATTGGTTTAGGTTGGTGGACTTCTTTTCCTTCCAAAACTGTTGAGGCAGAAATTTCAACGGCTATAGTTGAACAAGTTGTAGAAACAGCACCTAGATGGGTAATTGCCACAGAAAAACTTTTAGCACCAATTGTGGGACCAATAAATTTATTTTATGTTGCTGGAGATGTAGTTATTTTAGTTTTAGCAGCAACTATAGTTATAACTTTTTGGGGAGGGAAATTTTCCCAGACTTGGATGGCAATTGGTTGTGCTATTCTTGCCCATTCATTAGCAGATTTTAGATATGCCTATATTGTTACTCGTGATAGTTATGCAAGTGGTGGAATAATTGAGTGTTTTTGGACAGTTAGCGGTGTTCTTTTTGCGATCGGTGCTGCTATAGAATATAACTTATCTAATCGTTCTCGTAAGCGTTTACGATAA
- a CDS encoding putative membrane protein translates to MSSQFFSLIPSEALKLFIVLFLSFLIGLEREEHKIYKGYAFGGVRTYPLIGLVGYSMAFLSKNQVVPVAIGFAVIGGFMMISYWYKISSSQRVGFTSEIAGLTTYLIGALVYHEHFWVASTLAISSLILLELKAFLEGLARRFSETDILTFTQFLFLTIVVLPILPNQNFSIFQINPFKTWLVVVAVSTISYSSFLLQRVIKGKGGITIVALLGGAYSSTVTTVALAKKSRLEPQNSSSYVGAIMMAAGMMYFRLALLVRIFNLNLANRLMISFLVLAIAGITVGFLISLRGNSPVNSHEIKPTSPTENPLELKAAFGFAFLFVLIAIITHYTIEYLGKSGVYTLAAIMGITDVDPFILGLTQSAGQSIPLSVASISILIAAASNNAVKGLYALIFGDRKIGRQSCYFLLLFSCLGLIPLWWLQF, encoded by the coding sequence ATGTCTTCTCAATTTTTTAGTTTGATTCCTTCAGAAGCTCTGAAATTATTTATTGTTTTATTTCTTTCATTTTTAATTGGTTTAGAAAGAGAAGAACACAAAATCTATAAAGGTTATGCCTTTGGGGGAGTACGCACCTATCCCTTAATTGGATTGGTTGGCTACAGTATGGCGTTTTTGTCAAAAAATCAAGTTGTCCCCGTAGCGATTGGTTTTGCCGTGATTGGTGGTTTTATGATGATTTCATACTGGTATAAAATTAGCTCTTCTCAGCGAGTCGGCTTTACTTCAGAAATTGCAGGTTTAACTACTTATTTAATTGGTGCGTTAGTTTATCACGAGCATTTTTGGGTAGCTTCTACTTTAGCAATTTCCAGTTTAATTTTATTAGAATTAAAGGCTTTTCTCGAAGGTTTAGCCCGTCGTTTTTCTGAAACAGATATTTTAACTTTTACTCAATTTTTGTTTTTAACTATCGTTGTTTTACCAATTCTTCCCAATCAAAATTTCAGTATCTTTCAAATTAATCCTTTCAAAACTTGGTTAGTAGTAGTTGCAGTTAGCACTATTTCCTACAGTAGTTTTTTATTGCAAAGAGTAATTAAGGGTAAAGGAGGCATTACGATAGTTGCTTTATTAGGTGGTGCTTATTCTTCCACAGTTACAACGGTAGCATTAGCCAAAAAATCTCGTCTTGAACCTCAAAATTCCTCTAGTTATGTAGGCGCGATTATGATGGCTGCGGGAATGATGTATTTTCGTTTAGCCTTATTGGTAAGAATCTTTAATCTTAATTTAGCAAATCGACTAATGATCTCTTTTCTGGTCTTAGCGATCGCAGGAATTACAGTAGGCTTCTTAATCTCATTAAGAGGCAATTCTCCAGTAAATTCTCATGAAATTAAACCAACATCTCCTACAGAAAATCCTTTGGAATTAAAAGCTGCGTTTGGCTTTGCCTTTTTATTTGTACTGATTGCCATCATTACTCACTATACCATTGAGTATTTGGGAAAAAGTGGTGTCTACACTCTGGCAGCAATTATGGGAATTACTGATGTAGACCCTTTTATTCTCGGTTTAACTCAGTCAGCAGGACAATCAATACCTCTCTCTGTTGCTAGTATTTCAATTTTAATTGCTGCTGCTAGTAATAATGCAGTTAAAGGATTATATGCCCTAATTTTCGGCGATCGCAAAATCGGCAGACAAAGTTGCTATTTTTTGTTGTTGTTTAGTTGTTTAGGCTTAATTCCTTTGTGGTGGTTACAATTCTAA
- a CDS encoding histone deacetylase/AcuC/AphA family protein: MDLPIVYHPDYVAPLPVGHRFPMAKFKLLQELLIKERIINPKQIYLPQLPSLDLIQLVHTSDYVQAYCQGTLEPKAQRRIGLPWSQALANRTCIAVAGTILTAKLALQFGCACNTAGGTHHAFPSYGSGFCIFNDLAIAAKVLLQESLVQKILIVDLDVHQGDGTASIFQNDERVFTFSMHCEANFPGRKQISDRDIPLPVGLDDDGYLQILAQNLPDLLSQVKPDLVLYDAGVDIHVSDRLGKLALSDWGIYRREMIVLSTCLAAGYPIASVIGGGYAEDLSALVYRHSLLHRAAQTVYVQY, encoded by the coding sequence ATGGATTTACCGATAGTTTATCATCCCGATTATGTTGCTCCTTTGCCAGTGGGACATCGTTTTCCGATGGCCAAATTTAAACTTTTACAGGAATTATTAATCAAAGAGCGAATAATTAACCCAAAACAAATTTATTTACCTCAATTACCATCATTAGATTTAATTCAATTAGTTCATACTTCCGATTATGTTCAAGCATATTGTCAAGGGACTCTCGAACCAAAAGCTCAACGCCGTATTGGTTTACCTTGGAGTCAAGCATTAGCTAATCGAACTTGTATTGCCGTAGCAGGAACAATTCTCACCGCTAAATTAGCCTTGCAATTTGGTTGTGCTTGTAATACGGCAGGAGGAACTCATCACGCTTTTCCTAGCTATGGTTCGGGATTTTGTATTTTTAACGATCTAGCTATAGCAGCTAAAGTCTTATTACAAGAAAGTTTGGTTCAAAAAATTTTGATTGTAGATTTAGATGTTCATCAAGGAGATGGTACCGCCTCAATTTTCCAAAATGATGAGCGGGTGTTTACCTTTTCGATGCATTGTGAAGCTAATTTTCCTGGTAGAAAACAAATAAGCGATCGCGATATTCCGCTTCCTGTAGGTTTAGATGATGACGGCTACTTGCAAATTTTGGCGCAAAACTTACCAGATTTACTTTCTCAAGTCAAACCAGATTTAGTATTGTATGATGCAGGGGTAGACATTCATGTTAGCGATCGCTTGGGTAAATTAGCTCTCAGTGATTGGGGGATTTATCGGCGAGAAATGATCGTGCTCAGTACCTGTTTAGCTGCTGGTTATCCTATTGCTAGCGTGATCGGTGGCGGTTACGCCGAAGATTTATCCGCCCTAGTTTACCGTCATTCGCTTTTACATCGTGCTGCTCAAACTGTTTATGTTCAATATTAA
- a CDS encoding two-component response regulator: MPTKQILLIDDEPDIQVLTQLSLELEADWEVITAASGREGIALAESQIPDAILLDVMMPEMDGLSTLAKIQTNPKLKHIPVIFLTAKAQISDRKAFYEAGVKGVIVKPFDTLTLASQISGFLGW, from the coding sequence ATGCCTACTAAACAAATTCTTCTGATTGACGATGAGCCAGACATTCAAGTCTTAACTCAATTGAGTTTAGAGTTAGAAGCAGATTGGGAAGTAATTACGGCTGCTTCCGGGCGAGAAGGAATTGCTTTAGCTGAGTCTCAAATACCTGATGCCATTTTACTTGATGTAATGATGCCAGAAATGGACGGTTTAAGCACTCTAGCAAAAATTCAAACCAATCCCAAATTAAAACATATTCCAGTAATTTTTCTCACCGCTAAAGCTCAAATCTCTGATCGAAAAGCATTTTATGAAGCAGGAGTTAAAGGCGTGATCGTTAAGCCTTTTGATACTCTCACTTTAGCCAGCCAAATCTCAGGTTTTTTGGGTTGGTAA
- a CDS encoding 6-phosphofructokinase, whose product MGQTKRIGILTSGGDCAGLNAVIRAVTRCAVNVYDWEVFGICKATLGLMSRPPQVMQLQVNQVDSILTMGGTILGTTNKGNPFAYPMPNGEIIDRSEEIIEGYHLLGLDALIGVGGDGSLAILRKLAQQGGMNFVGIPKTIDNDVDLTERSIGFDTAVNIATEAIDRLQFTAASHSRVMIVEVMGRDAGHIALNAGIAGGAHVIMIPEIPYRLENICNYIKKRQEQGQDYSIVVVSEAVCTESGETIARMQQFGQCLLGGIGQYIADRISKESGAETRVTVLGHTQRGGISSPLDRILASAFGVAAVELIAQEKYDYMVTWQNRQVISVPILDAIAKYRAVDPQDTLVKTARGLGICLGD is encoded by the coding sequence ATGGGACAGACAAAACGTATTGGCATTCTTACAAGTGGTGGGGATTGTGCAGGTTTGAATGCCGTAATTCGGGCAGTAACTCGTTGTGCTGTTAACGTTTATGATTGGGAAGTTTTCGGGATTTGTAAAGCAACGCTTGGTTTGATGAGTCGTCCTCCTCAAGTTATGCAGCTACAGGTTAATCAAGTAGATTCAATTTTAACGATGGGAGGAACTATTTTAGGTACTACTAATAAAGGTAATCCCTTTGCTTATCCCATGCCGAATGGTGAAATCATAGATCGTTCTGAAGAAATTATTGAAGGCTATCATCTGCTTGGGTTGGATGCTTTGATTGGGGTTGGCGGTGATGGTAGTTTAGCTATTCTACGCAAGTTAGCCCAACAAGGGGGCATGAATTTTGTTGGTATTCCCAAAACTATTGATAACGATGTCGATCTCACTGAACGTTCGATTGGTTTTGATACGGCAGTAAATATTGCTACTGAAGCGATCGATCGCTTGCAATTTACCGCAGCTAGTCATAGTCGGGTGATGATTGTCGAAGTCATGGGTAGAGATGCTGGACATATCGCGCTGAATGCAGGTATTGCTGGAGGCGCACATGTGATTATGATTCCTGAAATTCCCTATCGCTTAGAAAATATCTGCAACTATATCAAAAAAAGACAGGAACAAGGACAAGATTATTCCATTGTGGTAGTTTCTGAAGCAGTTTGTACTGAATCTGGCGAAACGATCGCTCGTATGCAACAATTTGGACAATGCCTTCTTGGTGGGATTGGGCAGTATATTGCCGACCGTATTAGTAAGGAAAGTGGTGCAGAAACTAGAGTAACAGTTTTAGGACACACTCAACGAGGTGGTATCTCTTCACCTTTGGATCGGATTTTAGCTTCTGCGTTTGGTGTGGCAGCAGTAGAATTAATTGCCCAGGAAAAATATGATTACATGGTAACTTGGCAAAATCGACAGGTGATCAGTGTTCCAATTTTGGATGCGATCGCTAAATATCGGGCAGTCGATCCCCAAGATACATTAGTTAAAACAGCGAGAGGATTGGGTATTTGTTTAGGAGATTAA
- a CDS encoding ABC transporter related, translating into MTQQLQSEYLLSATGLNKNFGGIKAVCNAQIKVNQGSITGLIGPNGAGKTTLFNLLSNFIRPDRGQVIFDHQPIDHLQPHEIAQRGFIRTFQVARVLSKLTVLENMLLATPKQIGENFFQVWLKQPQVRKEERENKQKALEILESVGLVEKAYDYAGALSGGQRKLLEMARTLMTNPKLILLDEPAAGVNPTLINQICKHILDWNRQGITFLIIEHNMDVIMSLCNHVWVLAEGTNLADGTPEEIQTNPEVLEAYLGE; encoded by the coding sequence ATGACACAACAGTTACAATCAGAGTACTTATTATCAGCAACTGGACTTAACAAAAATTTCGGTGGCATTAAAGCAGTATGTAATGCCCAAATCAAAGTTAATCAAGGAAGTATCACAGGTTTAATCGGTCCTAATGGTGCAGGTAAAACTACTTTATTTAATTTATTATCCAACTTTATTCGTCCCGATCGCGGTCAAGTTATTTTCGATCATCAGCCTATCGATCATTTACAACCTCACGAAATTGCCCAACGAGGATTTATCCGTACTTTTCAAGTAGCAAGAGTACTCTCTAAACTTACTGTACTAGAAAATATGTTACTCGCTACTCCCAAACAAATCGGCGAAAATTTTTTTCAAGTCTGGTTAAAACAACCGCAAGTCAGAAAAGAAGAACGGGAAAATAAGCAAAAAGCTCTAGAAATTCTCGAATCAGTTGGTTTAGTTGAAAAAGCTTATGATTATGCTGGCGCATTATCTGGAGGACAACGTAAACTCTTAGAAATGGCGCGGACACTCATGACTAATCCCAAACTCATTTTACTTGATGAACCAGCAGCAGGAGTCAACCCTACTTTAATTAATCAAATCTGCAAACATATTCTCGATTGGAATCGTCAAGGAATCACTTTTTTAATTATCGAACACAACATGGATGTGATTATGTCTTTGTGTAACCATGTTTGGGTATTGGCAGAAGGAACTAATTTAGCCGATGGTACACCAGAAGAGATTCAAACCAATCCTGAGGTTTTAGAAGCTTATTTAGGAGAGTAA